The DNA sequence GACGGCCGGTGCCGCCGCCGTCACGGCGCTGGCCGTCGCCGTCCCGTTGGCCGTGATGAGGCTGGGCGACGAAGCCGGGGACGACCAGGCCGCCCCGTCACCGCCCACGCCGACCAGCACCGACTTCATCGGCGACCCGCGGACGGCCGATCCCTGCGCCTTGCTGAACGCCGGCCTGTTCGACCGGTACGAGCAAGCCCAACTGGTCCGGGACTACGGCAACTTCAACCGATGCGACATCGCCCTGAAGGAGCGCGGTGAGGAGGTCGTCGACGTCAGGGTGGAACTCGACGCCGACTCCCTGCCGGAGGGCGTGACGAGGAGGACCACGGGCCGGGTCACCGTCGTGCGGCGCGCCGCCGAGCACGACGAGTGCGAGCGCGCCCTGGCGGTGACCGGCGCCCGCGACAACAGCCTCCGGGTCACCGCGGCCGCGCGCCGGCCGGCCGAGGTCAAGGAGCCGCTGTGCGACACCGCCGACGTCGCCACGGGACGCGCGGTCACGGTGCTCAACCGCGGTGCGATCCCCCGGCGCTCCCCGGGCTTCGCGCCCGATTCACTGGCGCACCAGGACGCGTGCACCTTGCTCGACGTCAAGGCGCTGGAGAAGGTGCCCGGTGTCGACGCCCGGGAGCCGGACGTGGGATACGGCCGCTGGCAATGCCAGTGGAAGAGCACCACCAGCGATGTCGAGGTGGATCTGCGCTTCGACCAGGGCGGTCTGCCGAACGACAAGGACGCCCGGTCGACCAGGCTCAGCGGTCACCAGGCCATCGTCCTGCCGGCGAACGAGGGCCCGGGGACCTGCCGTGTCGAGGTGGTCCACCGTGAGTACACCGGTGTGGACCGGGTGACGGGGACCGAGCGGGTGGCCGTCGTCATCAAGGGGGCGGGCGCCAAGGGCCGGTCCTGCGAGCTGGCCACCGACCTCGCCGGGTCGGCCGCCGCCGCCCTGCCGCCGGTCTGACGGCCGGCCTCATCCGCTTCCCGCGCCGGGTGCGTGCCCCGGCCGACGGCCGGGGCACGCGGCGGCGGCTGTCTCAGGCGTCGAGGACCAGGGAGTCGTCCTCGGTGCGGGCGCCGGGGAGCCGGTGCCGGGCGGCGATCAGGGCGGCGTCCACATCGCGGGTGCCGGTGACGACGCACAGCATGTAGGCGACATCGGCAAGCCGCTGCCGCGCCTCCGGGCCACCGTCCGCGGCGTCCAGGGCGCGCAGGGTCTCGTAACTGCGGATGAGGTCGGTCAGCACCGCGGGATGGGCCATGAGCATGGCAAGCTCCCCTTCTTCGTCAGGTGGCGTGGTACGTGAAGTGGCGTCGCATGTGCTGTGGCGGCGGTGTCGCCGCCCGCACGGGGGTCAGGCGGGGACCGGGACCTGCTCGGTCTGCGGCTCGGCCTCGACCTGGTCGCGGATCGTGCGGCAGCTGCGGGAGATGAGGCGGGAGACGTGCATCTGGGAGATGCCCAGTTCCTCGGCGATACTGGATTGGGTCATATCGCGGAAGAAGCGCAGATACAGGATGTGCTGCTCCCGCTCCGGCAGCCGGTGCAGGCAGGGCTTGACCGCTTCGCGGGCGATGACCGTCTCGTAGCGGGCCTCGGGCCGGCCGAGGGTGTCGGCCAGGGAGTAGCCGTCGTCCGCGCCGGCGAGCTCGGCGTCCAGGGACAGGGAACGGAAGCTGTCGATGGCCTCCATGCCGGTGAGCACGTCCTCCTCGCTCATGCCGGCGGCTTCGGCGACCTGCGCCACGGTGGGGGAGTGGCCGGCGCCTTCCGCCGTGGCCAGTTCCTTGATGGTGACGCGGACCTTGTTGCGCAGCTCCTGCACCCGCCGGGGAACGTGCAGGTCCCAGGCGCAGTCGCGGAAGTGCCGCTTGAGCTCCCCGACGATGGTGGGAATGGCGTACGGCTGGAACGCGCCGCCGCGCCGCGGGTCGTAGCGGTCGACGGCCTTGACCAGGCCCAGGGCGGCGACCTGCTCCAGGTCCTCCAGGTTCTCCCCGCGGTTGCGGTAGCGGCGGGCCAGGCGGTGGGCCATCGGCAGCCATGCTTCGACCAGCTTCTCGGCCAGAGCCTCCCGCTCGGGTCCGTCAGGCATGGCGGCCAGCCGCTCGAAGTCGGCCGCGGTGTCAGG is a window from the Streptomyces luomodiensis genome containing:
- a CDS encoding DUF5133 domain-containing protein; protein product: MLMAHPAVLTDLIRSYETLRALDAADGGPEARQRLADVAYMLCVVTGTRDVDAALIAARHRLPGARTEDDSLVLDA
- a CDS encoding SigB/SigF/SigG family RNA polymerase sigma factor, translating into MSATRADARRRHDDSPDTAADFERLAAMPDGPEREALAEKLVEAWLPMAHRLARRYRNRGENLEDLEQVAALGLVKAVDRYDPRRGGAFQPYAIPTIVGELKRHFRDCAWDLHVPRRVQELRNKVRVTIKELATAEGAGHSPTVAQVAEAAGMSEEDVLTGMEAIDSFRSLSLDAELAGADDGYSLADTLGRPEARYETVIAREAVKPCLHRLPEREQHILYLRFFRDMTQSSIAEELGISQMHVSRLISRSCRTIRDQVEAEPQTEQVPVPA
- a CDS encoding serine/threonine-protein kinase translates to MISGEGGAVVRRGEKVGKYRLTRGPVEGGRGAVWFAVDTELGRPVVLKRALLEDNSTADFDELLAEARALAKFSHPHVVTLYDAVRAGKGRKATFWLVMEHVTGGSLDVPVKLAPELAAHIGAQIAGALSALHAKGIVHCDVKPGNIVITHDRVAKLADFGAAYRVDGSETITPNGPISLTPFYAAPEAFRGAPERASDVFSLGATLYSLVTGTPPLRGAGRVIRMEAMSPLVGPLRGVLTAMLQRDPGARPTAKEARDALVEIAGSPDRFPPLPLTSATTPYTATVAAGEDPVGGRRLSRTASLVRRRPLLTAGAAAVTALAVAVPLAVMRLGDEAGDDQAAPSPPTPTSTDFIGDPRTADPCALLNAGLFDRYEQAQLVRDYGNFNRCDIALKERGEEVVDVRVELDADSLPEGVTRRTTGRVTVVRRAAEHDECERALAVTGARDNSLRVTAAARRPAEVKEPLCDTADVATGRAVTVLNRGAIPRRSPGFAPDSLAHQDACTLLDVKALEKVPGVDAREPDVGYGRWQCQWKSTTSDVEVDLRFDQGGLPNDKDARSTRLSGHQAIVLPANEGPGTCRVEVVHREYTGVDRVTGTERVAVVIKGAGAKGRSCELATDLAGSAAAALPPV